One stretch of Arachis duranensis cultivar V14167 chromosome 1, aradu.V14167.gnm2.J7QH, whole genome shotgun sequence DNA includes these proteins:
- the LOC107466034 gene encoding protein C2-DOMAIN ABA-RELATED 11 isoform X1, which produces MGEGLRLLKITVVRGKTLVIRDFKSSDPYVVVKLGNQNVSMIHLTVYQTAKTRVINSCLNPVWNEELNFTLTEPLGLLNLEVFDKDVWKADDKMGKSYLNLQPLVSAARLRDILGSSCGETALRKVMPERDNCLVRESIINNNVNGEVVQNVWLRLDGVESGELELTIKLITRVAS; this is translated from the exons atgggTGAAGGGTTGAGGCTACTGAAAATCACAGTTGTGCGAGGGAAAACATTAGTGATCCGGGATTTCAAGAGCAGTGATCCTTATGTTGTGGTCAAGCTTGGCAATCAG AATGTTAGTATGATTCATCTAACTGTGTATCAGACAGCAAAGACCAGGGTCATCAATAGCTGCTTGAATCCTGTTTGGAATGAAGAGCTAAATTTCACTCTCACTGAACCATTGGGATTGCTCAATTTG GAGGTATTTGATAAAGATGTTTGGAAGGCTGATGACAAGATGGGAAAATCATACCTGAACCTTCAGCCATTGGTGTCTGCAGCTAGATTGAGGGACATTTTGGGGAGTTCATGTGGTGAAACAGCACTGAGGAAGGTGATGCCAGAGAGAGATAACTGTCTTGTCCGTGAAAGCATCATCAACAATAATGTGAATGGAGAGGTGGTGCAGAATGTTTGGTTAAGGCTTGATGGAGTTGAGTCTGGGGAGCTTGAATTGACCATCAAGTTGATCACTCGTGTTGCCTCTTAG
- the LOC107466034 gene encoding protein C2-DOMAIN ABA-RELATED 11 isoform X2, whose protein sequence is MGEGLRLLKITVVRGKTLVIRDFKSSDPYVVVKLGNQTAKTRVINSCLNPVWNEELNFTLTEPLGLLNLEVFDKDVWKADDKMGKSYLNLQPLVSAARLRDILGSSCGETALRKVMPERDNCLVRESIINNNVNGEVVQNVWLRLDGVESGELELTIKLITRVAS, encoded by the exons atgggTGAAGGGTTGAGGCTACTGAAAATCACAGTTGTGCGAGGGAAAACATTAGTGATCCGGGATTTCAAGAGCAGTGATCCTTATGTTGTGGTCAAGCTTGGCAATCAG ACAGCAAAGACCAGGGTCATCAATAGCTGCTTGAATCCTGTTTGGAATGAAGAGCTAAATTTCACTCTCACTGAACCATTGGGATTGCTCAATTTG GAGGTATTTGATAAAGATGTTTGGAAGGCTGATGACAAGATGGGAAAATCATACCTGAACCTTCAGCCATTGGTGTCTGCAGCTAGATTGAGGGACATTTTGGGGAGTTCATGTGGTGAAACAGCACTGAGGAAGGTGATGCCAGAGAGAGATAACTGTCTTGTCCGTGAAAGCATCATCAACAATAATGTGAATGGAGAGGTGGTGCAGAATGTTTGGTTAAGGCTTGATGGAGTTGAGTCTGGGGAGCTTGAATTGACCATCAAGTTGATCACTCGTGTTGCCTCTTAG
- the LOC107466034 gene encoding protein C2-DOMAIN ABA-RELATED 11 isoform X3, with product MIHLTVYQTAKTRVINSCLNPVWNEELNFTLTEPLGLLNLEVFDKDVWKADDKMGKSYLNLQPLVSAARLRDILGSSCGETALRKVMPERDNCLVRESIINNNVNGEVVQNVWLRLDGVESGELELTIKLITRVAS from the exons ATGATTCATCTAACTGTGTATCAGACAGCAAAGACCAGGGTCATCAATAGCTGCTTGAATCCTGTTTGGAATGAAGAGCTAAATTTCACTCTCACTGAACCATTGGGATTGCTCAATTTG GAGGTATTTGATAAAGATGTTTGGAAGGCTGATGACAAGATGGGAAAATCATACCTGAACCTTCAGCCATTGGTGTCTGCAGCTAGATTGAGGGACATTTTGGGGAGTTCATGTGGTGAAACAGCACTGAGGAAGGTGATGCCAGAGAGAGATAACTGTCTTGTCCGTGAAAGCATCATCAACAATAATGTGAATGGAGAGGTGGTGCAGAATGTTTGGTTAAGGCTTGATGGAGTTGAGTCTGGGGAGCTTGAATTGACCATCAAGTTGATCACTCGTGTTGCCTCTTAG